One window of the Cotesia glomerata isolate CgM1 linkage group LG10, MPM_Cglom_v2.3, whole genome shotgun sequence genome contains the following:
- the LOC123273376 gene encoding uncharacterized protein LOC123273376 gives MRKCILPINGTYRWSANQSHKAIKWLILKEREYGWKTIHAGYGKEFRLPSGIPVDGYFKNLRTGQENVLQFHGCYRHGCPKCYRINRDKKLNASDNFESMHTRYDSTIATSEKIRGLGYNLIEEWECDFDVFLASVPETAMELREHPLLSIEPLKPRDAFFGGRTESFVSLYDVKDNEKVKYVDVCSLYPYICKTEGLIKCTVLPPRKLYHPVLPCKIHNRLLFALRRTFAQELRQTGCNHKTKDRKFTGTWVVDEVKKAVSKGYIVLKIYEIWQYDIMQYNKDKECDELFTEDINNFLKIKTEASGFPKDCVTEEDKNKYIEDYERAGGICLDKDRIKYNSGLRSVAKLSLNSLWGKFGQRENLMQTEIVTTRNRLMELLTDTQIEICGFLTVNDKTLYINFINAREAIKPSRTTNVVIAAYTTVQARLKLYSYLENLGKRVLYCDTDSCIYVSADGQYEPPTGKFLGDLTDELEKEGVGSYITSFVTGGPKFYAFIIRRPDDSTAEVCKVKATLHLRLPYVNINAVQIPQRRLFRLLGCVDVPEICYLEVFPLRDTSNND, from the exons ATGCGGAAAT GTATTTTACCAATCAACGGAACCTACAGGTGGTCTGCTAACCAGTCACATAAAGCAATTAAatggttaattttaaaagagcgCGAATACGGGTGGAAAACTATACACGCAGGATATGGTAAAGAATTCCGTTTACCATCAGGTATACCTGTTGACGGttactttaaaaatcttagaaCGGGTCAAGAAAACGTGTTACAATTCCATGGTTGTTATAGGCATGGGTGTCCAAAATGTTACAGAATAAATCGTGATAAAAAACTTAATGCCAGCGATAACTTTGAGAGTATGCATACGAGGTACGATAGTACAATAGCAACATCAGAAAAAATCCGAGGCTTAGGTTATAATTTGATAGAAGAATGGGAGTGTGACTTTGACGTTTTTTTAGCGAGTGTACCTGAGACTGCTATGGAACTGAGAGAGCATCCACTTCTTAGTATAGAGCCTTTGAAACCACGCGATGCTTTTTTTGGTGGCCGTACAGAAAGTTTTGTGAGTTTGTACGACGTTAAAGATAatgaaaaagttaaatatgTCGACGTTTGCTCGCTCTACCCATATATTTGCAAAACAG AGGGGCTTATAAAATGTACCGTTTTACCACCGCGAAAACTTTATCACCCCGTACTGCCTTGCAAAATCCATAATAGGCTTCTTTTTGCGCTGCGTCGAACTTTCGCTCAAGAATTGAGACAAACCGGTTGTAATCATAAAACGAAGGATAGAAAATTTACAGGTACGTGGGTTGTAGACGAGGTCAAAAAAGCTGTTTCAAAAGGTTATATTGTTCTTAAGATTTATGAAATATGGCAGTATGATATAATGCAGTATAATAAAGACAAAGAGTGTGATGAGTTATTTACAGAagatatcaataattttttaaaaattaaaacagagGCTAGCGGTTTTCCGAAAGATTGTGTAACTGAggaggataaaaataaatatattgaagATTACGAGCGCGCTGGAGGAATATGTTTAGATAAAGAtagaattaaatataattcggGATTACGTTCTGTAGCGAAGCTCAGTTTAAACTCTTTATGGGGAAAATTCGGGCAGCGTGAAAATTTAATGCAAACTGAAATTGTTACAACTAGAAACCGCTTAATGGAGTTATTAACAGATACTCAGATAGAAATCTGTGGGTTTTTGACTGTGAATGATAAAACtttgtatattaattttataaatgctCGAGAGGCTATAAAACCATCCCGGACAACAAATGTTGTTATAGCAGCGTACACGACAGTGCAAGCCCGtcttaaattatattcttaTCTAGAAAATTTGGGCAAAAGGGTGTTATATTGCGATACAGACTCCTGTATTTATGTTTCGGCAGACGGTCAATATGAACCACCGACTGGTAAATTCTTAGGGGATTTAACAGATGAATTAGAAAAGGAAGGGGTAGGTAGCTATATTACATCTTTTGTAACAGGAGGGCCTAAATTTTATGCTTTTATAATACGTAGACCTGACGATTCGACTGCGGAGGTTTGTAAAGTAAAAG cgaCGTTGCATCTCAGGTTACCCTATGTGAACATCAACGCAGTCCAAATCCCACAACGTAGACTGTTTCGTCTACTGGGCTGCGTTGACGTTCCAGAAATCTGTTATCTCGAGGTATTTCCGTTACGAGATACCTCAAATaacgattaa